A genome region from Anolis carolinensis isolate JA03-04 chromosome 6, rAnoCar3.1.pri, whole genome shotgun sequence includes the following:
- the gfap gene encoding glial fibrillary acidic protein isoform X1 yields the protein MTQAQREEAVRACKVWRRDFTMEGQRLSSYGRRFGSQTSSVHHALRFSPGRRYMPSSATSRVSVTKLKTASLSFRAGPKFSSDKVDFSLADALNTEFKETRTNEKVEMMELNDRFASYIEKVRFLEQQNKVLVTELNQIRDKEPTKLADIYQEELRDLRHQVDQLSNSKARLEIERDNLLEDLNNLRQKLQDEINLRLEAENNLSSYRQDVDDAALARIDLERKIESLQEEINFLKKIHDEELRELQEQLQQQQVHIEMDMSKPDLTSALREIRIQYESMASNNMHETEEWYKSKFADLTDAAARNIEALRLAKQEANEYRRQLQALTCDLESLRGSNESLERQLREMEDRYALETTSYQDTVIRLEEDARGLKEEMARHLQEYQDLLNVKLALDIEIATYRKLLEGEESRITIPVQTFSNLQIRETSLDTKSVSEAHLKRSIVVKTVETRDGEVIKESTQEHKEA from the exons ATGACCCAAG CACAGAGAGAGGAAGCTGTCCGAGCCTGCAAAGTCTGGAGAAGGGATTTCACCATGGAAGGGCAGAGGCTGTCATCCTATGGGAGACGCTTTGGCTCACAAACCAGCTCTGTCCACCACGCTCTGAGGTTCTCGCCAGGCCGCAGGTACATGCCTTCAAGTGCCACCAGCCGGGTCTCTGTCACCAAACTGAAGACTGCCAGCCTCAGTTTTCGTGCTGGCCCCAAGTTCTCCTCAGACAAAGTGGATTTTTCCTTGGCTGATGCCCTCAACACTGAGTTCAAGGAGACCCGCACCAACGAGAAGGTGGAGATGATGGAGCTGAATGACCGTTTCGCCAGCTACATTGAGAAGGTCCGTTTCCTTGAGCAGCAGAACAAGGTTCTGGTAACTGAGCTCAACCAAATCCGAGATAAGGAGCCCACCAAGTTGGCTGATATCTACCAGGAGGAGCTAAGAGATCTACGCCACCAAGTAGACCAACTTTCCAACTCTAAGGCCCGGCTGGAGATTGAGAGGGACAACCTGCTGGAGGACCTCAACAATCTTCGGCAAAA GTTACAAGATGAGATTAATCTGCGCCTTGAAGCTGAGAACAATTTATCTTCCTACCGACAG GATGTTGATGATGCTGCATTAGCCCGGATAGACCTGGAACGCAAAATTGAATCTCTGCAAGAGGAGATCAACTTCCTAAAGAAGATTCATGATGAG GAGCTGCGGGAGCTGCAAGAACaactgcagcagcagcaggtcCACATCGAGATGGACATGTCTAAGCCGGACCTGACATCAGCCCTACGTGAGATTCGCATCCAATATGAGTCCATGGCCTCAAACAACATGCATGAGACTGAGGAATGGTACAAATCTAAG TTTGCGGACCTGACCGATGCAGCAGCACGAAACATTGAGGCTCTGCGTTTAGCCAAACAGGAGGCCAATGAGTACCGCCGACAACTGCAGGCCCTCACTTGCGATTTGGAGTCCTTGAGAGGATCG AATGAATCTCTGGAGAGGCAGCTGAGGGAGATGGAAGACCGCTATGCCCTTGAGACTACCAGCTATCAGGACACAGTGATTCGACTGGAAGAAGATGCCCGGGGCCTCAAAGAAGAAATGGCCCGTCACCTCCAGGAATACCAGGACCTCCTCAATGTCAAATTGGCATTAGACATTGAGATTGCAACTTACCGCAAActtctggaaggagaggagagcAG GATCACCATTCCAGTGCAGACCTTCTCCAACCTTCAGATCCGAG
- the gfap gene encoding glial fibrillary acidic protein isoform X2, producing MTQAQREEAVRACKVWRRDFTMEGQRLSSYGRRFGSQTSSVHHALRFSPGRRYMPSSATSRVSVTKLKTASLSFRAGPKFSSDKVDFSLADALNTEFKETRTNEKVEMMELNDRFASYIEKVRFLEQQNKVLVTELNQIRDKEPTKLADIYQEELRDLRHQVDQLSNSKARLEIERDNLLEDLNNLRQKLQDEINLRLEAENNLSSYRQDVDDAALARIDLERKIESLQEEINFLKKIHDEELRELQEQLQQQQVHIEMDMSKPDLTSALREIRIQYESMASNNMHETEEWYKSKFADLTDAAARNIEALRLAKQEANEYRRQLQALTCDLESLRGSNESLERQLREMEDRYALETTSYQDTVIRLEEDARGLKEEMARHLQEYQDLLNVKLALDIEIATYRKLLEGEESRITIPVQTFSNLQIRGDQGVNPGAQRSVKPEAMK from the exons ATGACCCAAG CACAGAGAGAGGAAGCTGTCCGAGCCTGCAAAGTCTGGAGAAGGGATTTCACCATGGAAGGGCAGAGGCTGTCATCCTATGGGAGACGCTTTGGCTCACAAACCAGCTCTGTCCACCACGCTCTGAGGTTCTCGCCAGGCCGCAGGTACATGCCTTCAAGTGCCACCAGCCGGGTCTCTGTCACCAAACTGAAGACTGCCAGCCTCAGTTTTCGTGCTGGCCCCAAGTTCTCCTCAGACAAAGTGGATTTTTCCTTGGCTGATGCCCTCAACACTGAGTTCAAGGAGACCCGCACCAACGAGAAGGTGGAGATGATGGAGCTGAATGACCGTTTCGCCAGCTACATTGAGAAGGTCCGTTTCCTTGAGCAGCAGAACAAGGTTCTGGTAACTGAGCTCAACCAAATCCGAGATAAGGAGCCCACCAAGTTGGCTGATATCTACCAGGAGGAGCTAAGAGATCTACGCCACCAAGTAGACCAACTTTCCAACTCTAAGGCCCGGCTGGAGATTGAGAGGGACAACCTGCTGGAGGACCTCAACAATCTTCGGCAAAA GTTACAAGATGAGATTAATCTGCGCCTTGAAGCTGAGAACAATTTATCTTCCTACCGACAG GATGTTGATGATGCTGCATTAGCCCGGATAGACCTGGAACGCAAAATTGAATCTCTGCAAGAGGAGATCAACTTCCTAAAGAAGATTCATGATGAG GAGCTGCGGGAGCTGCAAGAACaactgcagcagcagcaggtcCACATCGAGATGGACATGTCTAAGCCGGACCTGACATCAGCCCTACGTGAGATTCGCATCCAATATGAGTCCATGGCCTCAAACAACATGCATGAGACTGAGGAATGGTACAAATCTAAG TTTGCGGACCTGACCGATGCAGCAGCACGAAACATTGAGGCTCTGCGTTTAGCCAAACAGGAGGCCAATGAGTACCGCCGACAACTGCAGGCCCTCACTTGCGATTTGGAGTCCTTGAGAGGATCG AATGAATCTCTGGAGAGGCAGCTGAGGGAGATGGAAGACCGCTATGCCCTTGAGACTACCAGCTATCAGGACACAGTGATTCGACTGGAAGAAGATGCCCGGGGCCTCAAAGAAGAAATGGCCCGTCACCTCCAGGAATACCAGGACCTCCTCAATGTCAAATTGGCATTAGACATTGAGATTGCAACTTACCGCAAActtctggaaggagaggagagcAG GATCACCATTCCAGTGCAGACCTTCTCCAACCTTCAGATCCGAG